One genomic window of Dromaius novaehollandiae isolate bDroNov1 chromosome 23, bDroNov1.hap1, whole genome shotgun sequence includes the following:
- the ZBTB8B gene encoding zinc finger and BTB domain-containing protein 8B produces MEMQSYYTKLLGELNEQRKRDFFCDCSIIVEGRIFKAHKNILFANSGYFRALLIHYIQDSGRHSTASLDIVTSEAFSIILDFLYSGKLDLCGENVIEVMSAASYLQMTDVVNFCKTYIRSSLDICRKIEREAAFYQADSGSASSAREGTSYGSKSQCSASVSSLQEKERISDCQRDPPCGECSSCHPLELVVRDPVSSDSPDDVNSSLPKGVEPKVEFDPDGVEVEVGERLQQYPTPLSLEQMEEGLHGGQAMDLACNNYHMKQFLEALLRNSTAQRKDDVVHHFVRGFEGRPEDAGVAMSSMMDIHSDWYGEDTGDVLVVPIKLHKCPFCPYTAKQKGILKRHIRSHTGERPYPCETCGKRFTRQEHLRSHALSVHRSNKPIICKGCRRTFTSSMSQGLRRFGLCDSCTCVTTTHEDSMPINLSLMEPSSEGQEKGDTDNDWPIYVESGEENDPADDDDADGDDKQEIHRSLSDRETLM; encoded by the exons atGGAGATGCAGTCGTACTACACCAAGCTTTTGGGAGAGCTCAATGAGCAGCGGAAGAGGGACTTCTTCTGTGACTGCAGTATCATCGTGGAGGGGAGGATCTTCAAAGcacacaaaaacattttatttgcaaacagtGGCTATTTCAGAGCCTTGCTGATTCACTACATCCAGGACAGCGGACGACACAGCACCGCTTCTTTGGACATTGTAACGTCCGAGGCCTTCTCCATCATCCTAGATTTCCTTTATTCAGGGAAGCTAGATCTCTGTGGGGAAAATGTTATTGAGGTCATGTCTGCAGCTAGCTATTTGCAGATGACTGATGTGGTCAACTTCTGCAAAACGTATATAAGGTCGTCATTAGATATTTGCAGGAAAATAGAGAGAGAAGCTGCTTTCTATCAGGCTGATAGCGGGAGTGCTAGTTCTGCGAGAGAGGGCACCTCTTACGGTTCAAAGAGCCAGTGctctgcctctgtctcttccctgcaggagaaggaaaggattTCAGATTGTCAGCGAGATCCTCCCTGTGGTGAATGCAGCAGCTGCCATCCCTTGGAGCTCGTGGTGAGAGACCCCGTGAGCAGCGACTCTCCAGATGACGTTAATTCCTCGCTGCCCAAGGGGGTAGAACCCAAAGTAGAGTTTGACCCCGATGGAGTAGAGGTAGAAGTGGGGGAACGGCTGCAGCAGTACCCGACTCCGTTGTCCCTTGAGCAGATGGAAGAGGGGCTGCACGGTGGGCAGGCGATGGACCTGGCCTGCAATAACTATCACATGAAACAGTTCCTAGAGGCCCTGCTGCGCAACAGCACAGCTCAGAGAAAGGACGATGTGGTTCACCACTTTGTTCGGGGCTTTGAGGGTAGGCCAGAGGATGCAGGGGTAGCCATGAGTTCCATGATGGACATTCACAGCGACTGGTATGGTGAGGATACAG gtgATGTGTTAGTTGTGCCAATCAAGCTTCACAAATGTCCATTCTGTCCCTACACGGCTAAACAGAAAGGAATACTAAAACGGCACATTCGCTCTCACACAGGTGAGAGGCCCTACCCCTGTGAGACATGTGGGAAACGTTTCACTCGGCAAGAACACCTTCGGAGTCATGCTTTAAGT gtGCATCGATCAAACAAGCCAATTATCTGCAAAGGTTGCAGAAGAACGTTCACGAGTAGCATGTCTCAAGGATTACGACGCTTTGGCCTGTGTGACAGCTGCACGTGTGTGACCACTACACATGAGGACTCAATGCCCATTAACCTCAGCCTAATGGAACCTTCCTCAGAAGGCCAAGAGAAGGGTGATACAGATAATGATTGGCCCATATATGTGGAGTCTGGAGAGGAAAATGATCCAGCTGATGATGATGATGCTGATGGTGATGATAAGCAGGAAATCCACAGGAGCTTATCAGACCGAGAAACACTTATGTAG
- the BSDC1 gene encoding BSD domain-containing protein 1 codes for MAEGEDAGWWRSWLQQSYQAVKEKSTEALEFMKRDLAEFTQVVQHDTACTIAATASVVKDKLAKTEGSSGATEKVRKGLSDFLGVISDTFAPSPDKTIDCDVITLMATPTGTTEPYDSAKARLYSLQSDPATYCNEPDGPAELLEAWLSQFNLEEKKGEISELLATSPSIRALYSKMVPVAVSHSEFWQRYFYKVHRLEQDEVRREALKQRVEQSMHREEPGWEEDEEEFLGMSPLPCANVKFPEAAEKESAPAAPEGSHPTPLKGPPEESWAVPPSESAPAEGSPSESSESVSLVTQIANPASVPAAQLQTGAQPAGARDLSQRLLEATSEEQGSPPKPAEPGHPSAAASEPPASSEQPAATEPKEVESKAQGRTETLKEEGPTDLRVFELNSDSGKSTPSNNGKKGSSTDISEDWEKDFDLDMTEEEVQLALSKVEVCGELEDEEWEDWE; via the exons ATGGCGGAGGG GGAGGACGCGGGCTGGTGGCggagctggctgcagcagagctacCAGGCCGTCAAGGAGAAG TCGACAGAAGCTTTGGAATTCATGAAGCGGGACCTGGCCGAGTTCACCCAAGTCGTGCAGCACGATACAGCCTGCACTATCGCCGCCACGGCCAGCGTGGTCAAGGACAAGCTGGCA aAGACAGAAGGTTCCTCAGGTGCAACTGAAAAGGTGAGGAAAGGGCTCTCCGACTTCCTGGGTGTCATCTCGGACACGTTTGCTCCTTCGCCAGATAAGACCATTGACTGCGATGTCATAACGCTGATGGCAACACCCACGGGTACCACGGAGCCCTATGACAGTGCTAAG GCTCGTCTCTACAGTCTTCAGTCAGACCCAGCCACCTACTGCAACGAACCCGACG GCCCTGCTGAGCTCCTTGAGGCCTGGCTCTCTCAGTTTAACCtagaggagaagaaaggggagaTCTCAGAGCTGCTGGCGACCAGCCCTTCCATCCGCGCGCTCTACAGCAAGATG GTCCCCGTGGCTGTTTCTCATTCTGAATTCTGGCAGCGCTACTTCTATAAAGTGCATCGCCTGGAGCAG GATGAGGTCCGGAGGGAAGCTCTGAAGCAGAGGGTGGAGCAGAGCATGCACCGAGAGGAGCCAGGCTGGGAGGAGGATGAAG AGGAGTTTTTGGGAATGTCACCCCTGCCTTGTGCAAATGTGAAATTTCcagaagcagcagagaaggaaTCTGCCCCTGCAGCCCCGGAGGGAAGCCACCCCACCCCCCTCAAGGGACCCCCAGAGGAAAGCTGGGCTGTCCCCCCTTCCGAGTCGGCCCCAGCAGAGGGGAGCCCTTCTGAGAGCAGTGAGAGCGTCTCCCTTGTGACTCAGATTGCAAACCCTGCCTCTGTGCCTGCCGCGCAGCTACAGACTGGAGCACAACCAGCTGGGGCCCGGGACCTCTcccagaggctgctggaggcCACCTCGGAAGAGCAGGGCTCCCCGCCGAAGCCTGCGGAGCCTGGCCATCCTTCTGCCGCTGCCTCGGAGCCGCCAGCATCCTCAGAGCAGCCAGCTGCCACAGAGCCCAAGGAGGTGGAGAGCAAAGCCCAGGGCAGGACAGAGACTCTGAAAGAGGAAGGACCAACGGATTTACGAGTCTTCGAGCTGAATTCTGATAGTGGGAAATCCACGCCCTCCAACAACGGCAAGAAAG GCTCCAGCACTGATATCAGTGAGGACTGGGAAAAGGACTTTGATTTGGACATGACTGAAGAGGAGGTGCAGCTGGCGCTCTCGAAGGTGGAAGTATGTGGGGAG CTGGAAGATGAAGAGTGGGAAGACTGGGAATAA
- the TSSK3 gene encoding testis-specific serine/threonine-protein kinase 3 has product MEEVLLANGYQLGRTIGEGTYSKVKEAFSKKHQKKVAVKIIDKREGPDEFIQRFLPRELQIVKRLDHKNIIRVYEMLESAQGKIYLVMELAEDGDIFDRVLHEGPLPEHRARALFQQLVEAIRYCHGCGVAHRDLKCENALLQGFTLKLTDFGFAKLLPRTRKELSQTFCGSTAYAAPEVLQGVPHDSRKGDVWSTGVILYVMLSASLPFDDTDIPKMLGQQQKGVSLPRHLGVSEECQDLLKSLLEPDMILRPSIEEVSWHPWLTSP; this is encoded by the exons ATGGAGGAGGTTTTGCTCGCCAATGGCTACCAGCTGGGCAGGACCATTGGGGAGGGAACCTACTCCAAAGTGAAGGAGGCTTTTTCCAAAAAGCACCAGAAGAAAGTGGCTGTTAAGATTATCGATAAGAGGGAAGGCCCAGACG AGTTTATTCAGCGGTTCCTGCCCCGGGAGCTGCAGATCGTCAAGCGCCTGGACCACAAGAACATCATCCGCGTGTACGAGATGCTGGAGTCCGCCCAGGGGAAGATCTACCTGGTGATGGAGCTGGCGGAGGACGGGGACATCTTCGACCGCGTGCTGCACGAAGGGCCCCTGCCCGAGCACCGCGCCAGGGccctcttccagcagctggtggaGGCCATCCGCTACTGCCACGGCTGCGGCGTGGCACACCGCGACCTCAAGTGCGAGAACGCCTTGCTGCAGGGCTTCACCCTGAAGCTGACGGACTTCGGCTTCGCCAAGCTGCTGCCCAGGACCCGCAAGGAGCTGAGCCAGACCTTCTGCGGCAGCACGGCCTACGCGGCGCCCGAGGTGCTGCAGGGCGTCCCCCACGACAGCCGCAAGGGCGATGTCTGGAGCACGGGCGTCATCCTCTACGTGATGCTGAGCGCCAGCCTGCCCTTCGACGACACCGACATCCCCAagatgctgggccagcagcagaaaggcGTCTCCCTGCCGAGGCACCTGGGCGTCTCCGAGGAGTGCCAGGACCTCCTGAAAAGCCTCCTGGAGCCAGACATGATCCTGAGGCCTTCCATTGAGGAAGTCAGCTGGCACCCGTGGCTGACTAGCCCCTGA